CGCGCCCTGGAAGTCGATGTAGTAGTTGGTGTCCGGCAGCTGTGGAAGGCCGTTGCGCGGGAACTCGAACTGCGGGATCCAGAAGTCGCTTAGCTTTCCGCAGCGGTACTCGTGGTTGCCTGGCACAGCGATGCTGGGGAGCATGCTGTGCACCCAGCCGCCTGCGTAAAACCAGTCCCTCCATTCGCCGTCGGCGTTCGGCGAGTTGACCAGGTCGCCGGCGTGGATCATGAAGTCAGCGCGGGCGTCGTGCCGGTACGCCTGTCTCACGGTCCTCGACCACAGGCTCTTGAGGTCGTTCTGCGCGTCGCCGAAGTAGATGAACGTGAACGGCTTGGGCGTTGCGCTGGCGGTGCGGAACTGCACCCACTCGCTCCATTCCTCCTGCGTTCCGACCCGGTAGGCGTAGAGCGTCTCGGGCGTCAGGTCCTTGAAAGTGACTGTGTGGTAGTGGACGGTTGTCTCACCGATTGTCAGTGGCTGAGAGTTCGCGATGGTCTTTGTTGCATCTTGGACGAACGCCGGATCCGCGTCGGCTGGCGCGATCTCACCCTCGGCTCCTTCCGTCGGTGCCTCTGTCCGCCATGTGACGCTGGCCGAGGTCGCCGGATCTCCGGACCAGGTCAGCAATATCCGGTGAGGCGTCGTCGGCGAGACGTGCGGAGCAAGAGCCAGGAACAGAACGGTGGACGCAAGCATGGCGTGATTCTGTCACGTTTGGAGCGACCGCGTCAGCTACGGAGCGGCTTACGCTCGTGCCACTCGTGGTCGATGTCGCGCATGAGTAGCGCGCAGTCGAATACCGCCGAGCCCGGCGGAAACTTCGACTCGTCATCGAACAGGCTGGACTCGACGACGTCGACATCGAGCGGCTCGACCAGCCAATTCACGCTCATCAGTTCCAGGCCGTCATAAGTCCCCGCACTCCGCGACGCAGAGTAACCCAGCGAACCCGCCTCAAAGAACGACGAAGCCTCTTCGAGCGAAGGGAAGACCGAAGATTGCGGAAGACGGTCCGCAATCTTGCCATCGACCATGAGCTTGGCGCCTCCGTCGTCGCTGGTCATCTCGACACGGTATCGACCACCGCCCTCCTGCACGTCGAACTTCGCAAGGTGATGGTATCCGGGAAACAGACGCCCGCCGAGGAGAACGTTGAGCCGCGAAGAGGTGTCTCGCCGCGGGATGTACACCCCCTCCTTCGACAAACCGTCCTCGTCCCACTCGACCGCAAACCGATGCGCGGCGTTCTCGGACGAAATCCCGAATGCGGCTGGAGCTCTGCGCGGCCTGAGCCCCTTCAGGCGGATTAGGCAGACGCCGCCGATCCCGTAGCCGCCCACCGTCTTCGGTCGGAACGGGTCCGGCAACACTCCGCTCAGAACCTCGGGATCGATTCGGTAGTTCACGAGAATCCGGCGGTCGATCACGCCGTGCACGACAGGAATGTTCACTCTCACTGAGAGTATACAGCGAGGTTGGGTGGAACGTTTGGCGGGGCGTCGTCCAATGGTCGCCAAGTAGTCGCCAATTGCTATCCCGGCGACGGCAAAGGCAGACGACGACCAGGCGACAGCGACGCGGTCGACGCACCTTCAAGCCCCGTCCGCAAGTTTGGTTGAGTCTAATTAGCTCTGCTGGCCTGTGGAAGAGTCGGCGCCGTGCTCAGCCGCTGTTGGGAGAGCACGCTCGGAGAGCCGGGCTCGTTCGGCGAGGTTGTCGACGCGGTGGTTCTTCGGTATATTTGCGGGGGTGCTCGGGCGACGGTTGGTTGGTATACTTAGATGTGTACTTTGCCTCCCATTTGGAGGATGCGGAGGCTAGATCTAGAGAGGTTCGAAAGGACTGATGAGACCGACGTCTAAGTATTTGGTAGTCGTTTTGGCCGCAATAGCGGCTGCTCCGCTCGTGCAAGCTACTGGCCAGGACAAGATTGTGTTTCATTCCGAGCGCGTGGGCCCCGGCAACAATGATATCTTCGTCATGAACGCGGACGGCTCCGGGCTGACGAACCTTACGAACGACGCGGTTGACGATATATCTCCTGCGTTCAACGCGGACGGGTCGAAGATCGTGTACCGATCGTCTGGCCCGAGTAGCCCGGATATCTTCGTCATGAACGCGGACGGCACCGGGAAGACAAACCTGACGAACGACTACCAGATCATCGATAGCAATCCTGCGTTCAGCTGGGACGGATCGAAGATCGCGTTTCAGGCCTGGGAGGGCTTCAGCGAACAAATCCACGTCATGAACGCAGACGGCTCTGGGCGGACGAACCTTTCGAACAACCTGTTTGGCGATGCCTCTCCTGCGTTCCGTCCGGACGGGTCGAAGATCGTGTTTGAGTCCGGGCGCGACGGCAACAGTGAGATCTACATCATGAACGCCGACGGCACAGGAGTGACGCGGCTGACCTTTAGCGCGGGTCGCGATCAGCGCCCTGTGTTCAGCCCTGACGGGTCGAAGATCGCGTTTGACTCCAACCGCAGCGCCGGGTTTCAGATCTACGTTATGAACCCGGACGGCTCTGGGTTGACGAACCTGACCAATCACACGGGTACCAATTGGAGTGCTGCGTTCAGCCCGGACGGATCGAAGATCGCGTTTGCGTCCGGGCGCGACGGCAACAGTGAGATCTACATCATGAACGCCGACGGCTCTGGGCAGACGCGGCTGACGAACAACGCGGCCAACGATGCACAGCCCTCCATCGGGATGGCGCAGACCACGACGGTCTCGCCGGACAGCTTCTCTCTGTTCCGCGGGATTCTGACCGGCGGCGGGTTGAGCGATCTGCTAGCCAGCGACGACAGCTGGATGCGGGTTAGGCCGGGGATCACGCTGAACCAGGCTGAGCGACAAGTGCAGCTGATCGTCGTCGGCACTTCTCCGACTGAAACGCCGAGCGAGCTTCGGATCAGAGTAGAGGCCCACGCCGAGATCAACAACATCGGCCAGTGGATCGAGCTGTGGAACTACGACACAAGCTCGTGGGAAGAGGTCGACTTCATGATCGCTACGTTGGCGGACTCGATAGTTGAGGTGAGCATCACGGTCGACCCGGGACGGTTCATCGAGGCGGGCACGAGGCAGATGAAAGCCAAGATCAGCTACAAAGAAGCTGGGATTGTGCTCTCGTACCCATGGCTGATCAGCTTCGATCAGACGGTGTGGATCATCGTCTATTGATCGTGAGGCGGCGAGTGGCAGGACAGTGCCCCCAATCGTCATCCTGAGTGGATCGAAGGAGCGCGATTGGGGGTATCTGCCGGGCTGTAGACGGCTTTTGGGCCACCTTTCTAATCGTGAGATTCGAGGTGAGCAACCGCCCCTGAACCGTGCTCCTTCGGTCCGCTCGGGATGACGGTTCTGCTAAGATTCGCCTATGGCTTACGAAGGCAGGGCCTCCATTCTCGAAGAGCCGGGCGCTCCGGCTGTTGTGCGCGACATCGTCATCGATCCCCCCGGCCCGAACGAAGTTCTGGTCAAGCTCGTGGCGAGCGGTGTGTGCCACACCGACCTGACGGTCAAGAACCTGGGCGGCAGCGGCATGGAGTTCCCGATCGTGCTCGGCCACGAGGGCGCGGGGTATGTCGAAGAGGTCGGCGAGGGTGTTACCAATTTACAAAAGGGCGATCCCGTTGTGCTGGCTTATCGCGCGCCTTGCGAAAAGTGCCCGGCGTGTCTGCGCGGCGATCCGCGCCATTGTTACGCTGCTTTGCGGCCCGGCCCGCGCATCCACCGCAAGTCCGACGGCGCTGTCTGTTCGCAAGTGCTGCGCTGCGGCACGTTCGCGACCCACACAGTCGTGCACAGCAAGGCCGCGATCAAGATGCCGAGCGAAATGCCTCTTGACAAGGCGTGCCTGATCGCGTGCGGCGTCGTCACCGGCGTCGGCGCGACGATGAACACGACGCCCGTGTTCCGCGGTGCGCGCGTCGTCGTCATCGGTTGCGGCGGTGTCGGCCTGAGCGTGATCCAAGGCGCGAAGCTGATGGGCGCTCGCCAGATCATCGGCGTCGACCTGAAGCAGACGAAGCTCGATTGGGCCAAGAAGTTCGGCGCGACGCACGTGGTGGACGCGAGCAAAGTCGATCCGGTAGCGGAGGTCCGCAAGCTCACCGACGACGGTTGGGACGGAGGCGCGGAGTTCGCTTTCGAGGCGACCGGCGTCCCGGCCTGCACCGAGCAGGCGATCAAGATGCTCTCCTACGGCGGCACGGCGACGACGATCGGATTCCCGGCGGAGACCGACGCGGTCAACCTCAACCTCGGCGACTTCGCGACTGGCGTTTATTGGAACAAGGCGTCGCTACGCGTTTGCCACTGCGGCGACGCGCTCCCCTCGCACGATTTCCCCCTGCTGGCCGACCTGTATCTGACCGGCAAGCTCGACCTCGACAGCATGGTGACCGGCAAGATCGCGCTCGAAGACGTCGAGGACGCGTTCCATGAGATGGAGACCGGCGATGTGATCCGATCGGTGATTATGCTTTAGGGGGCGTTCCGGTTGGTTCGGAAGTTCGGTAGACGGGTCGCGGGTGACGGGTGATGGGCTTTCGGAGTGCGCGGACGCAGTCATCCTGAGCTCAGCACAGGCTGAGCTCAGGAGAATGTTCGCGGACCGGGGTACCGTCCTTCGACTGGCTCAGGAGAATGCCCGCGCTCCGAATCCCTCCCCCGGTCTGCTGGCTGACATACGCCTCGAATCGTCGTGACCGGGGGAGGTTAGGTCGGGGCCTTCCGACGCAGGTACGCAATTTGCAAGCCCGATCACGGACAAACCCCTCGGGCCTGACCGTGGCACAAGCCCGATCACGGACAAACCCTTCGGGCCTGACCGTGGCACACCGCCCATATTCTTCCTTCATCCGTCGCACACCGCACCTTGATCCTAAACAAGAAGATCGACAGACCCGCAGTCAAAGCGTTATACTTCTGGCGAGGAGTCTTATGTCCAAGAAACTGTCCCGCCGCGATCTTTTGAAGGCGTCCGCGATAGCCGGAGTCGGCATGACAATCGGCCTTCCTGCGTCGGTTGTCGCCGGCACGACGACCTACCGAGTCCAGAGTCGTCTGCCGCGTTTTGCCGTCGTCGGCGTCGCCGGCAAGGGCGCTTCCGACATGGCATCTGCGAACACGTATGGCAAACTCGTCAGCCTCTGCGACGCTGACGTCGGCCGCCTTACGACGGCTCTGATCCAGCACCCCGAGTGCAGCGCTTTCAACGACTACCGCATGATGCTCGAAAAAATGGATAAGGAGATCGACGCGGTCGTCATCAGCACTCCTGACCACAACCACGCCCCCGCCGCCGCGCTGGCGATGCGCATGGGCAAGCACGTCTTCGTCCAGAAGCCTCTGACGCGCACGCTGCACGAAGCGAGGATGCTGCAGCGCATCGCAAAGGACAACCGCGTGATGTCGCAGATGGGCAACCAGGGTACGGCTTCGACCGATCTTCGGAAAGTGGCGAAGATGCTTGAGGACAAGATGTTCGGCGATGTCAAGGAAGTGCACGTTTGGACCGACCGCGCGAGCGGCTGGTGGCCGCAAGGCGTCGGTCGCCCCGATGTCAAGCCGATCCCGCGCACGCTCAACTGGGAGATGTGGCTCGGGCCAGCGCCGTTCCGCGTTTACGCTGACGGGTACCACCCGTTCGCGTGGCGCGGACGGTGGGACTTCGGCTCCGGCTCGCTCGGCGACATGGGCTGCCACGTGATCAACCTCGCGTTCATGGGGCTCGACCTCCGTGATCCGACTTCCGTACAAGCCGAGACATCGGGCAACAACAGAGAGACGTACCCCGTGTGGTCAAAGGTGAAGTACGAATTTCCCGAGCGACGGGGTCGCGCGGCCTTGACGATGTACTGGTACGACGGCGGCAAGAAGCCCGATCCTGAGCTAACGCCTGGGATCACAACTGGCGGTAACGGAAGCATATTCGTTTGCGAGAACGCCACGCTCTACACTCCGGACACCTACGGCAGCGGAACGGTCATCGTTGGTGGCGGGGACTTGCCGGAGGTCGAAGTCGAGGAGTCTCCCGGCCACTTCAAGGAGCTGGTCGACGCGATCAACGACGGCAAGCGCGCCAAGTCCGACATCGTGGACTACTCCGGGCCGCTGACAGAGACCGTGCTGCTCGGCAACCTGGCGATCTGGGCGGACGGCGAAAAGGTCGAGTGGGACTCCCGCCGCACGCGGGTCCGCAACTCGGACGAGTTCAACGACCTGATCACGCCGACCTACCGCGATGGGTGGAAGCTGTAGCCGCACATTTAATGTTGCGTTGATGGCTGGGGAATATGCCGATCCGCTGTTGGAGGACACGGATTTAAAGGATGACATCGGTTGCTCACGGCGATTTTTCGCGATTGAGTCCCGCCGAGTTTGATATAATATCCGTATGTGGTCTAGAAGTTTATCGGTTCTCGTCCTTGCGAGCGTCGCAGGCCTCGCGTACGCGCAGCGAGCCGAACTGGCGAACAGCCCCCCTCAGTTCCTCATTGAGCTGTATGTATTCAAGGACTTCGACGGCTTGATTCTTCCGACCGCTACGATCGCGCACGACAAGATCACGATCTTCCGAGGGGAAGATAAAGCAGCGCTCCTCAAGCAGCGAGACGCTGGCAAATGGGGCAAGCGCATCATGGCACCCAAGGTTCGGACCTTCATGGGATTTCCAGCAAAGATTTCTGTGACGACCAACGGCATAGGCCACACGTTTCGGACGGTTGTCTTCATCGACGAAGAATCGCTTCTTCTCAGCTTTGGGCTCTACTACGGAGAGACCAAATTCATGGACCTCAAAACCTCTGACTTCGAACTGCATACGACCTACTTCGAGGAGGGCGATATTATCGTCGTCCGTGGAAGCAACGGCACACTTGTAACAGTAGAGGCCTCCCGTGTCAGCGATCACGATTTCGGCGGCGGCGGCGGTTCGACGCCATGAGCTTGATTTGACTCCCGCCAAATAGGCTAACCTCCGCACGGAGGACACGGATTTGGCAAACGACAACGGATATTCGCGGCGCTCGTTCCTGAAAAACGCGCTGGTCGGGGCGAGCATGGTGACGCTGCCGGCATGGTTCACGAGCAAGGCAGAGGCGGCAGAGGCAGAGACGTTTCTGCGGCGGCCGAAGCGCATCGGCCCGAACGACACGCTCAATTTCGCCGTGATCGGCCCCGGCGGGTCGCGCGGCGGTTTTCGGCAGGGGCTCGGCGTCTCGCGATACATTCACGACCAGGAGGGCGCGCACTTCGTCGCGGCTTGCGACGTCGACGGCCAGCACCTGCAGGAGGCCGCCGATACTTTTGGCACGGACACCAGGAAGTACGGCGACTACCGCGAGATGCTCGCAAAAGAGGACCTCGACGCGGTCGTGATCGGCACTCCCGACCACTGGCACTCGGCGATCTCGATCGCAGCGATGTACGCAGGGCTCGACGTCTACTGCGAAAAGCCGATGACGCTAACGATCAACCAAGGCCGCGAAGTCTCTTGGGCGGCGACGCGGAACCGCGCGATCTTCCAGACCGGAAGCCAGCAGAGGTCCAACGGTCGTTTCCGCCTCGCGTGCGAGTTGGTCCGCAACGGAAGGATCGGCAAGCTGAACAAGGTCGTCACCCACCTCCCGACCGGCCCGACCGGCGGCCCGTTCGAGTCGTTGCCTGTGCCGCACGACCTTGATTTCAACATGTGGCTCGGCCCGGCGCCGGAGAACCCGTACTGCAAAGAGCGCGTCCACGGCGACTTCCGCTGGTGGCTCGACCACAGCGGCGGGATGCTCACCGACTGGGGCGCGCACCACAACGACATCGCCCAGTGGGGCATCGGCGCAGACGGCAGCGGACCGATGTCGGTCTACGGCTCGGCCATGATGCCCTCTGGAATTTCGCAGTTCCACTACACCACCTTCCCCGAGTACGACCTCTTCTACGAGTACCCGAACGACGTGGTCCTGCATTGCACGAACCAGGGCGAGAACGGCGTGACGTTCGAGGGCGACGACGGCTGGATATTCGTCAGCCGCGGACGGATCGGCGCGAGCGACCAGGCTCTGATCGATGAGCCGCTGCCAGATGACGCTGAACGGCTGTACGTATCGAACGGCCACGCGCTGAACTTCCTCGACTGCATCCGGACGCGCCATCTGACGATCTGCACTGCCGAGATCGGCCACCGCTCGGTCACCGTGTGCCACATGGCCAACATCTGCCTCCGGCTCGGCGGGCGAAAGCTCAATTGGGATGCTGAGAACGAGCAGTTCATCGGCGACGGCGAAGCCAACAGCATGCTCGACCGCGAGCCGAGGGATTGGGAAAGGTTCCCCCACGCGCGATAGCTTTATGGTGTGAGTTGTTCCGAACCGTAACAATGCAACGGGCATTAGGTAGGATCGGCGTACAGGTTGGCGGGCAGCGGTGGGGCTGCTCAAGAACCTAGGTGAACTCATATGTCAAAATCACGATCGCTGACGTGCATCATACTGCTCGCTCTGGTCGCGGCAGCCGCTGCACAGGGCTCTTCAAACGGCGCAAACTGGACCCTTCAGGAGAAGTACTCCGGCTCTGCACTGCGAAAATTCGTTTACTCGACCTCGGTCCGCCCGAGCTGGATCAACGAGTCGGACAAGTTCTGGTACGTCTGGAACGAGTCCACCGGGCGCCGGTTCATGTTCGTGGACCCGAGCAAGAAGTCGAAGCGACCTGCGTTTGATCACGACAAGCTCGCCGGGGCGCTTTCAGAGCTTGGAAAAAAGCCGGTGGTCGGCAACCAGCTGCCGTTTTCGTCGATCAAGTACGACGAAGATGAGACAGCGATCACGTTCACCGTCGACGACCAAAAGTACGAGTGGAACCTTAAAGATGAGACGCTCAAGAAAGTGGAGAAGGACGAAGACGAAGATGAGACGCCGCCTCGCGGTCCGGGGCAAGGCTTCCGAGGGCAGCGCGGCCAAGGAGGCAACAGAAACCGACCAACGTTTTCCGTTGCGCCTGACAAATTGACGTTCGTCTACATGCAGGGCTACAACCTGTACTTCGGCAAGAAGGAAGACGAAGAGGACAAGGAGGACGATGTCGAGGCAACGCAGTTGACGGAAGACGGAGAGCAGTTCTACGAGTTCCGCAGCGTCAACTACCGCACGTACACGCTCGGCGACAAACAGGAGCGCAAGACGCGCGTCGGCGCAAACTGGTCGGAGGACTCGGAGGCGTTCTCCATCGTGCGATCCGATGCGCGGGAAGTCAAGGACCTGTTCGTCATCAACTCCCTGTCCACCCCACGCCCGACGCTGGAGGTCTACAAGTATCAGATGCCCGGCGAAGAGAACGTGCAGCTCTCCACGCTCTATGTTTACATCGATGGCTCTCTGTCAGAGGTAGACGTTCACAAGTGGACGGACCAGACTATATCTAACATCCACTGGACCGGAGAGGGGCACGAAAAACTACGGTTCGTCCGGCGCGACCGGCTGCAGCGAAACCTCGAACTCTGCGAGTACGACATGGAGACTGCGGAGATCAAGGTGCTCATCACCGAATCGGTCGAGGACGCGGCTTTGGAGCGGGGCAGCGCTCGATACGTCGGCGAGAACAACACCGGCGACATCCTCTGGTGGTCGGAGCGAAACGGCTGGGGCCACTTCTATCTGTACTCGCACGACGGCGAGTTTAAGAACGTCATCACGTCCGGAACATGGCGCGCTGAGACGATGATGGGCGTTGATGAAGAAGCTGAGCGCATGTGGTTCAGCGCCGTCGGCAAGGAGTCCGGCGAGAACATCTACAACACTCACCAATACTCCATCGGCCTCGACGGTTCTGGGCTAAGGATGCTGACGCACGGCGACGCAAACCACTCGCTGTCTCTCTCCGAATCACGAAAGTACGGCGTTGATTCGTTTTCTCGCGTGGACATGGCGCCGACGTCTGTCGTGCGCGACGACCGCGGGCGCACGGTGCTCGAGCTGGAGACGATGGACCTCAGCAAACTGGAGGAGATGGGTTGGCACATGCCCGAGCGGTTCGTCGTCAAGGCGCAGGACGGGGTCACGGACATCTACGGCAATTTGTGGAAGCCGTTCGACTTCGATCCGAACATGAAGTACCCGGTCATCCTGCACATCTACCCAGGGCCGCAGACCGAGTCGGTGTCGAACAGCTTCAGCGCGACAGCGTCCGATCAAGAGCTGGCGCAGCTCGGGTTCATCGTCATCCAGATCGGCAATCGAGGCGGCACGCCGCGCAGATCGAACGCGTACCACAGCTACGGCTACTACAACTTGCGCGACTACGGCCTGGCCGACAAGAAGACCGGCGTCGAGCAGCTCGCTGGCCGGTATGACTGGATCGACATTGATCGTGTTGGGATATTCGGCCACTCCGGCGGCGGGTTCATGACTGCGGCCGCAATGCTCTTGCCGCCGTTCAATGAGTTCTTCAAGGTCGGTGTTTCGTCGTCGGGCAACCACGACAACAACATCTACAACGCGAACTGGTCGGAGCGGAACCACGGCCTTAAAGTCGTTGTAAAGAAGGAAGAAGAGGAAGAGGAGGAGGAAGGCGGCGGGCGCAGGCGCGGCGGTCGTGGTCGGCGCGGCGGTGGCCAGCAGCAACAGCAGCAACAGGAAGAGGAGGAAGAACAAGAGCAGGATGAGGATGAGGACGAAGGCGACAAGTTCGAGATTCGCGTACCAACGACCGTCGAGCTGGCGGAGAACCTCGAGGGCAAGCTGTTGCTCGTCACGGGCGAAATCGACAACAACGTGCATCCCGGCGGCACGATCCGGCTGGTCGACGCGCTGATCAAGGCGAACAAGCGGTTCGACTTCATGATCATGCCGGGCAAGCGGCACGGCTACGGCTCGATGAGCGGCTACTTCCGGCAGATGCTGTACGAGTACTTCTCGCGGCACCTGATGGGCGACACCTACGACGCCTCGGCGGAGATGGACGACAAGAAGAACGACTGATCGACGGGCGGGGAGAGGGCTCCGGCTCTCTCCCCGAATCTAGCGCTGTTCAAAACACTCGCTGACCAGACGCTTGCTTGCTTGTGCCTGTTCCACTCTGTCAGTATGTGAAATCTGTACAGGTAAAATCCGATCACGATGCCTGCGAACGCGAGCACGGGTGAACAAAACGACAGCAAGGGTGATCGGCACGACGAGAAACGCTGGTCGTTTGTTGCGCTGCTATTTGCGTTCGTCGCCCTTCTTCTTTCAACGCAGGCGATGAATTGGACTCACCCGGCCCGTGTACGGGCAGAATGGGTCCTTGCAGGCGGCGCCGCCCTTTTCGCAGTGGCGTTTGCGCTTTGGAGTTCCTCGCGCACGTCGTCGCGGAAGTTTCGCCTGTTGCTTGCGGCGGCCTTGGCAATTGCACTCCTCGCCTTGAGCGTCCCCGTCTATTCCTACTACAGAGCATTTGCCGACTTTCCGTGGACCCTGCTCGTGCCGTTGTTTGTTGTCCTTCTAATCAGCGGATGGGTCGTCCGTCAACGGTGGCTCCCTGTTGGCTGTATTTTGATCGTGGCGCTCTTCATCATCACAGCAAACGAATCTGCGCAAGCTAAAGTGCCGAGTTCGATAACGAAGGACCAGGTAACCGTATCGATACAAGAACTTTCTCGATCCGGTCACGTGTTATTCACCGTCAAGAGCGCACCGGGGACGCGCATCGAAGAGGAACTTGATCTGGAAAACATAGAGATCGAAGGGAGGGTCTGCCGCGTCTTGCCCGTGACGAGTTGGCATCCCAGACCCTATCATCAGGACGAGGATCAGCTATTACCGTACGAGGCCCGACTGATCTCCGTGTATTTCCCGCCTGGATGGAGCAAGACAATCGACTTCGGAATTCGCGTTCCGAAGTGGCCGTCCGAGCCAGCCGCGTCCGTGACCGTTCCCGTTCCACAACCGGACGACAAACCATCGAAACGGGAGTACGAGTCAGAAGGTGGCGGCCTAAGGCTAAACGTCAAACACGTGCTGTGGTCAATATCGCGGCACACGTGGCCTGCAGAGCAGGTCTTGGCGCTGACAATAACGTATGACGGGTACAGGTACTCGGGCTGGAAGGGTGAAGAGTTGCGAGTTCGTGATCAGAACGGTCGCACTCTGGACCTGAGACTAACCGGCGGTGGGGGCACCGGAAACTACTGCGAGCTGCCTGATCTGCCACCAGACGCCACGGAACTGACCATTGACATTTTCTCCGAACAGCAGCGCGATGAGGCGTCTGTTTCCATCCGGTTCGGACGTCTGCCGATTGACTAGCGTGCCAATCTCTGTGGCAGCGATCAAAGCCATAGAAAAGGACGGGCACCACGACAGCAAGAGAGAGTAAGGTCTGTTGCAGCTACAAACAAGTCAGCTTATGATTCTTCGCGATTTCCCTCCGATGGGCGTCTATGAGACGCTGTTCAAGTTTACCGACGCGACCGGCAAGTACATGGGCGATCCGGGGACGCACCCCTGGGCGCAGGGTTTCCCGCTCACGACGCAGATCCCTGGCGGGCCGCCGCTGCCGGAATCGATAGAGTTCGACTCCCGAGACCTGAAGTACCCGAAGGCAACAGGCGAACCGCCGCTGCTCGCTGCGATCGCCGATTATTACAATCATTTTTACAACGCGGGCATCA
The DNA window shown above is from Armatimonadota bacterium and carries:
- a CDS encoding Gfo/Idh/MocA family oxidoreductase; this translates as MSKKLSRRDLLKASAIAGVGMTIGLPASVVAGTTTYRVQSRLPRFAVVGVAGKGASDMASANTYGKLVSLCDADVGRLTTALIQHPECSAFNDYRMMLEKMDKEIDAVVISTPDHNHAPAAALAMRMGKHVFVQKPLTRTLHEARMLQRIAKDNRVMSQMGNQGTASTDLRKVAKMLEDKMFGDVKEVHVWTDRASGWWPQGVGRPDVKPIPRTLNWEMWLGPAPFRVYADGYHPFAWRGRWDFGSGSLGDMGCHVINLAFMGLDLRDPTSVQAETSGNNRETYPVWSKVKYEFPERRGRAALTMYWYDGGKKPDPELTPGITTGGNGSIFVCENATLYTPDTYGSGTVIVGGGDLPEVEVEESPGHFKELVDAINDGKRAKSDIVDYSGPLTETVLLGNLAIWADGEKVEWDSRRTRVRNSDEFNDLITPTYRDGWKL
- a CDS encoding PD40 domain-containing protein; the encoded protein is MRPTSKYLVVVLAAIAAAPLVQATGQDKIVFHSERVGPGNNDIFVMNADGSGLTNLTNDAVDDISPAFNADGSKIVYRSSGPSSPDIFVMNADGTGKTNLTNDYQIIDSNPAFSWDGSKIAFQAWEGFSEQIHVMNADGSGRTNLSNNLFGDASPAFRPDGSKIVFESGRDGNSEIYIMNADGTGVTRLTFSAGRDQRPVFSPDGSKIAFDSNRSAGFQIYVMNPDGSGLTNLTNHTGTNWSAAFSPDGSKIAFASGRDGNSEIYIMNADGSGQTRLTNNAANDAQPSIGMAQTTTVSPDSFSLFRGILTGGGLSDLLASDDSWMRVRPGITLNQAERQVQLIVVGTSPTETPSELRIRVEAHAEINNIGQWIELWNYDTSSWEEVDFMIATLADSIVEVSITVDPGRFIEAGTRQMKAKISYKEAGIVLSYPWLISFDQTVWIIVY
- a CDS encoding alcohol dehydrogenase catalytic domain-containing protein, whose protein sequence is MAYEGRASILEEPGAPAVVRDIVIDPPGPNEVLVKLVASGVCHTDLTVKNLGGSGMEFPIVLGHEGAGYVEEVGEGVTNLQKGDPVVLAYRAPCEKCPACLRGDPRHCYAALRPGPRIHRKSDGAVCSQVLRCGTFATHTVVHSKAAIKMPSEMPLDKACLIACGVVTGVGATMNTTPVFRGARVVVIGCGGVGLSVIQGAKLMGARQIIGVDLKQTKLDWAKKFGATHVVDASKVDPVAEVRKLTDDGWDGGAEFAFEATGVPACTEQAIKMLSYGGTATTIGFPAETDAVNLNLGDFATGVYWNKASLRVCHCGDALPSHDFPLLADLYLTGKLDLDSMVTGKIALEDVEDAFHEMETGDVIRSVIML
- a CDS encoding Gfo/Idh/MocA family oxidoreductase; the protein is MVTLPAWFTSKAEAAEAETFLRRPKRIGPNDTLNFAVIGPGGSRGGFRQGLGVSRYIHDQEGAHFVAACDVDGQHLQEAADTFGTDTRKYGDYREMLAKEDLDAVVIGTPDHWHSAISIAAMYAGLDVYCEKPMTLTINQGREVSWAATRNRAIFQTGSQQRSNGRFRLACELVRNGRIGKLNKVVTHLPTGPTGGPFESLPVPHDLDFNMWLGPAPENPYCKERVHGDFRWWLDHSGGMLTDWGAHHNDIAQWGIGADGSGPMSVYGSAMMPSGISQFHYTTFPEYDLFYEYPNDVVLHCTNQGENGVTFEGDDGWIFVSRGRIGASDQALIDEPLPDDAERLYVSNGHALNFLDCIRTRHLTICTAEIGHRSVTVCHMANICLRLGGRKLNWDAENEQFIGDGEANSMLDREPRDWERFPHAR
- a CDS encoding metallophosphoesterase family protein, whose product is MLASTVLFLALAPHVSPTTPHRILLTWSGDPATSASVTWRTEAPTEGAEGEIAPADADPAFVQDATKTIANSQPLTIGETTVHYHTVTFKDLTPETLYAYRVGTQEEWSEWVQFRTASATPKPFTFIYFGDAQNDLKSLWSRTVRQAYRHDARADFMIHAGDLVNSPNADGEWRDWFYAGGWVHSMLPSIAVPGNHEYRCGKLSDFWIPQFEFPRNGLPQLPDTNYYIDFQGARIIALDSNRLIEEQAAWLDGVLKDNPNKWTFVTFHHPIFSTAQGRDNPGLRAAWQPILEKYNVALVLQGHDHTYGRRNVTTGLSAVNEATGTAYVVSVSGPKMYTVGDEAKRTMQKTGERKQLYQIIRVNGDTVQYRAYLVTGELYDAFDLRKNPDGTNTFVSVTISQTADGTSSAVAW
- a CDS encoding DUF2071 domain-containing protein; amino-acid sequence: MNIPVVHGVIDRRILVNYRIDPEVLSGVLPDPFRPKTVGGYGIGGVCLIRLKGLRPRRAPAAFGISSENAAHRFAVEWDEDGLSKEGVYIPRRDTSSRLNVLLGGRLFPGYHHLAKFDVQEGGGRYRVEMTSDDGGAKLMVDGKIADRLPQSSVFPSLEEASSFFEAGSLGYSASRSAGTYDGLELMSVNWLVEPLDVDVVESSLFDDESKFPPGSAVFDCALLMRDIDHEWHERKPLRS